Part of the Pseudoxanthomonas sp. Root65 genome is shown below.
CGCCGGTGGCATCGGTGGCTTCGCGGAAGACGGATTCGCCGCTGGCGATCTGCTTCATCACGTCGGTCGCCTGCGCGCCGGCGAACGGCTTGCCGACCGAGGCGGCATTCTGGTCGGCCATGACCACGCCGGCCGGCGTCAGCAGGCGGACGAAGCCGGCGTCCATCGGGGTGAGCTTGGCGATGCGCTCCTGCAGCGACTGCAGGGCGAAGTCGACCGTCATGACGCCGAGGTAGGTGCCGTTGTCCAGTACCGGGGTGGACAGGGTCGTCATCAGCACGTCCTTGCCGGCGATCTTGTAGACGTAGGGTTCGGCGACCACCGCCCGCTTGAGCTCGCGCGGACGCAGGTACCAGTCGCCGGCTCCGGGCACCTCGTAGTCGCGCAGCGCCTCCTGCAACGGGACGCCGTCGGCCCAGGCCCAGTAGCTCATGAAGCGGCCGGTGTCGTCGTGGCCTTCGGCGGATACGTATTCCGTGTCCTTGCCGTCGAAGGCGTCTGGTTCCCACAGCGTGCCGACGCCCACCCATTCCGGATGCGCTTCCAGCTGGCGCTTGAAGATGGCGCTGGCGGTGCTGCGGCTGAGGCCGTCGCCGGCGCGCTGTGCGAGCAAGGCATCGGCCAGCGCCGCGTTGGTGTCGAAGGCGCCGGTCAGTTCGCCGGCGATGCGCTGCGCTTCGAGGTTGGCCAGCCCTTCCATCGTGGTGCGCGCGCCGGCCAACAGGGACTGGCTGCTGCGCAGGTAGCTGGCGGCCGCGGCGACGCCGAAGGCGAGCAGGGCGACGATGGCGGTGCCGTACATCACGCGGGTGGCGATGCTGCGGGAGGAGAAACGCGAAGAAGCGGAAGACATGGTGACCTCGTCTGCAGAGTGGCGACGTCTGCAGCGAGGGTGCGCCGGGGCCGGCGTCCGGTAGTGCAGTCGTGTTACGACAGCTATCGGCGGCGTCGCGGGGCGATTGAGCACGGGAAGGCCGATGCCCGACAAACGGCGGCCGGAATGGCGACGCCGGTCACGCTGCGCCGCGTTCGCGGGCGCTGCGCTGGCGCTCCAGGCGGAAGATGTAGCGCTGGATCAGTGCGTCGCCACCGCGCGGCATGTCGGTGAACTGGCAGCCGGCGCGCCAGCTTTCACTGCCGTTCTGGTTGAGTTGCCGGTGCAGGCTCTTGACCATCAGGCGCACGCACAGCGGGCCACTGTCGGGCAGGTGCAGCAGGCTGCCGGGGAATTCCTTGTACGGCTTCAGTGCGGGCTCTTCGGCCTGCACTGCCAGCGCCACGCCGCCGCCGCTGATGTCCAGCACGCGATACCTGCGGTAGGTGGTCTCGCCATCGGGCTGGCGCTCGGCGATGGCGCAGTCCATCGGCTGGGTCACGGGTACCTGCAGGCGGTAGAACTCACGACGCTGCAGGCGCAGGACGCAGTCCGGCAACGCCGCGCGGAAGGCGACCTGGCCGTCCTTCTGCACGCGCTGCAGGTCGTAGAGCTTGAACTGCACGTGGATGCGGTCCAGCCGCGACACGCAGGTGACGTGGCTGGCCTCCTCGATGCTCCGGTTCACGGCGTCCGAGGCGCTGCCGTCGATCAGCACCCCTTCGTCGTCGTCCAGCACTTCGACCACGGACGTCGGAAAGGTGTGGTTGCGGGGCATGGCACAACCGCTGACCAGCGCGCGCTTGTCGATCAACGACTGCAGGATCTGGCGCACGGCGGGCGCGCCATGCACAAGGTATTTTTCTTCCTCGTCGTACCTGACGGGATCGGCCAGAGGGGCGTCGCTGGACTCGGTCATGCGGAGCGGAAGCGTCAGGGCAGGGAAGGCGTCACAGGCTGTATCGGCGTGTGTCACAAACTCTTTAGGCGATGTCTCCGCCGGCCCGGCGGGGGACAGGCTGGCCCGCGCAGCACGACGTACACGGATGTAGCCGACCGACGGTCCTGTCAAATCACATTTAGCGAACACGGTGCGGGCGCACTCTGCTGGACACAGCCGGGACAGCGTGGCCATCACGGCGGCGATTCCCGGACGCGCGCGAGACCGCGCTGCTGGCCGACATGCGATGCACCGCACGCACCGCCGCCTCCATCTGCGATCCCCCGCGGCCATATGGCCTGCGCTTGTCTGCGCGCCCGCAACGGCGCGCCGCCGCGGGCGCCGCTGACCGCGACGCCGGACGCGTTCCTCACTGACGGGCGGTGCGGTGTTGCTCGGGCTGTCGTGGCCCAGGGAAGGAGAACAGCATGTCTGCGAATCCGAATGTGCGCTGGGGCGGAGTGCTGCGGCGGTATCTGGTCTGTCTGGTAGTGGCCTGTGCGGCGGTTTCCTCGCCTGCATGGGCGGACGAGATCGAACAGGGAGTACTGCTGCTGCGCTGGGGCGATGCCCGACCGGCGGGGCTCGGGCAACCCGTGCTTCCGCCCCGTTTCAAGGCCTGGCTGGAAGCAGGGCCGGGCACACGCCATCGACTCGACATCGCCCAGGCCACGCGCGCGGCAGGGGACCTGTACGCGCTGGCGAACCGCCGTGTCGCGGTATCGCATGTCGTCGCAAAGGGCGGGGGACGGCAGGTCATCGATGCCATCGTGCCGACGGATCGCGTGTCGCACCCAGCCCCCGTGGCGGGCGACGATGGCCGTCCCCGACTGTCGGCGCCTGTCCATGGCAGCACGCGCTGGATCACGCTGATGTGCCGGTTCGCCGATGTGGCGACGGAACCGAAGTCGCGCGACTTCTTCCAGTCCCAGTACGGCAATGCCCCCGGGCAACTGGGCCACTACTGGTCGCGGGTGTCGCGGGGCGCCATCGACCTGGCCGGTAGTCAGGCGCATGGCTGGTATGCACTGCCGCGCCCGCGCAGCGCCTATACGGGCACGCAGGCCGACCTGTCGCTGCTGTTCGCCGACTGCACCGCCGCTGCGGATGCGGAGGTGGATTTCACCGGCGTCATCGGCGTCAACCTGATGTTCAACGGTGAGCTGGACGGCTATGCCTGGGGTGGCGGTGCATGCGCGGTGCTCGATGGCGCCTACGGCTGCCTGCGCGCTACCTGGAATCCGCCCTGGTCGTTCTCCAACCTGGCCGCCATGGCGCATGAAATGGGCCATGGCTACGGCCTGCCGCATTCGGACAACAGCGATGGCGACGCCGACACCTACGACAATCCTTGGGACCTGATGAGCGATGCATGGCGCCGGGCCGGCAGCGACCCGGTGTACGGGCTGCTGCCCAAGCACATCAATGCGTACCAGCGCGAACGGCTGGGATGGGTGCCGGCGACAAGCAGGCGGACGCTGCAGGCGGACGACATCGGCACGCACGAGTTCCTGCTCGAGACCGTCGATGCGCCGGGAGCGAGCGGCGTGCAGTTGCTGGTGGTGGCAGTGCCCACGCAGCCCGATCCGTTCGCGACGGTCATCTACACGGTGGAGGCGCGCCGTCGCACCGCTCCCTACGAGTCCAACCTGCCGGGCGATGCCGTCATCATCCATGCGCTGACGCACTACGGGACCACCC
Proteins encoded:
- a CDS encoding flagellar brake protein, which produces MTESSDAPLADPVRYDEEEKYLVHGAPAVRQILQSLIDKRALVSGCAMPRNHTFPTSVVEVLDDDEGVLIDGSASDAVNRSIEEASHVTCVSRLDRIHVQFKLYDLQRVQKDGQVAFRAALPDCVLRLQRREFYRLQVPVTQPMDCAIAERQPDGETTYRRYRVLDISGGGVALAVQAEEPALKPYKEFPGSLLHLPDSGPLCVRLMVKSLHRQLNQNGSESWRAGCQFTDMPRGGDALIQRYIFRLERQRSARERGAA